The Saccopteryx leptura isolate mSacLep1 chromosome 2, mSacLep1_pri_phased_curated, whole genome shotgun sequence genome has a window encoding:
- the SLC19A2 gene encoding thiamine transporter 1: MDVPGPVSRRAAAAAATMLLRTARVPRECWLLPTSLLCAYGFFASLRPSEPFLTPYLLGPDKNLTEREVFNEIYPVWTYSYLVLLFPVFLATDYLRYKPVILLQGLSLIVTWFMLLYAQGLLATQFLEFFYGIATATEIAYYSYIYSVVDLSMYQKVTSYSRTATLVGFTVGSVLGQILVSVAGWSLFSLNVISLTCVSVAFAVAWFLPMPQKSLFFHHVPSTCQAVNGVKVQNGGIVTDTSASRHLPGWEDVESKIPLNVEEPPTEEPEPRPDRLLVLKVLWNDFLICYSSRPLLCWSVWWALSTCGYFQVINYTQGLWEQVMPSRHAAIYNGGVEAVSTLLGAVAVFAVGYIKISWSTWGEMALSLFSLLIAAAVYIMDTVGNIWVCYASYVVFRIIYMLLITIATFQIAANLSMERYALVFGVNTFIALALQTLLTLIVVDRSGLGLEITTQFLIYAGYFALIAAVFLANGTVTLLKKYRKQEDPESSSPVTTS, encoded by the exons ATGGATGTGCCCGGCCCGGTGTCCAGGCGAGCGGCGGCGGCAGCCGCCACCATGCTGCTGCGCACGGCTCGGGTCCCCCGTGAGTGCTGGCTCCTGCCCACCTCGCTGCTGTGTGCCTACGGCTTCTTCGCCAGCCTCAGGCCATCCGAGCCCTTCCTGACCCCCTACCTGCTGGGACCGGACAAGAACCTGACAGAGAGGGAG GTCTTCAATGAAATCTATCCGGTATGGACATACTCTTACCTGGTGCTGCTGTTCCCCGTGTTCCTTGCCACAGACTACCTCCGTTACAAACCCGTGATTCTGCTGCAGGGGCTCAGCCTCATTGTCACCTGGTTCATGCTGCTCTATGCCCAGGGGCTGCTGGCCACTCAGTTCTTGGAGTTCTTCTATGGCATCGCCACAGCCACTGAAATCGCCTATTACTCTTATATCTACAGTGTGGTGGACCTGAGCATGTACCAGAAAGTCACAAGTTACAGCAGAACTGCCACCTTGGTGGGCTTCACAGTGGGCTCTGTCCTGGGGCAAATCCTCGTCTCTGTGGCGGGCTGGTCACTGTTCAGCCTCAACGTGATCTCTCTTACCTGTGTTTCTGTGGCCTTTGCCGTGGCCTGGTTTCTTCCTATGCCACAGAAGAGCCTTTTCTTCCACCACGTTCCCTCCACCTGCCAGGCAGTGAATGGTGTCAAGGTACAAAATGGTGGCATTGTTACTGACACCTCAGCTTCTCGCCACCTGCCCGGGTGGGAGGACGTTGAGTCAAAAATCCCGCTAAATGTGGAGGAGCCTCCCACAGAGGAACCG GAGCCCCGGCCGGACCGGCTCCTCGTGCTGAAGGTTCTGTGGAATGACTTCCTGATATGCTACTCCTCTCGCCCCCTGCTCTGCTGGTCGGTGTGGTGGGCCCTCTCCACCTGCGGCTATTTTCAAGTCATCAACTACACACAGGGCCTGTGGGAGCAGGTGATGCCTTCTCGCCATGCTGCTATCTATAACGGAGGTGTGGAGGCAGTTTCCACCTTACTGG GTGCTGTTGCTGTTTTTGCAGTTGGTTACATAAAAATATCCTGGTCCACCTGGGGAGAAATGGCCctgtctctgttttctcttctaatCGCCGCCGCAGTATACATCATGGACACTGTGGGTAACATCTGGGTGTGCTACGCGTCCTATGTTGTCTTCAGAATCATCTACATGTTACTCATCACCATAGCAAC ttttcagaTTGCCGCAAACCTCAGCATGGAGCGCTACGCCCTGGTGTTCGGTGTCAACACCTTCATTGCTCTGGCCCTGCAGACGCTGCTCACGCTCATTGTGGTCGACCGCAGTGGCCTTGGCTTGGAAATTACCACGCAG TTCCTGATCTATGCTGGGTACTTCGCTCTCATCGCTGCAGTTTTCCTGGCAAATGGAACAGTCACTCTTTTGAAGAAATACCGAAAGCAGGAAGATCCAGAGTCAAGTTCTCCAGTGACCACTTCATAA